The following proteins come from a genomic window of Achromobacter sp. AONIH1:
- a CDS encoding tripartite tricarboxylate transporter substrate binding protein — protein sequence MTHPPAAVCGRRRSLLQAGLGAALLPLAPLAVRADAYPSRPITLVVPFPAGGSVDLIGRIYAERLAKVLGVSVIIENRDGAGGSIGSQRVARAKADGYTLVASSQSSHLANPLMHSNLGYDPIQDFSAISQLSRSLNALVVHPDVPARTLTEFVAHLKANPDQLHFGTAGVGSMGQLNAELFKSTLGVKAVHVPYRGGGPLISGLLSNQVQFMLDNLAPMLPYIQSGKLRALAIAAPARPAYLPDVPTFAELGHPTLNTTSWIGLAAPAGTPADVLQTLLQAVRTVARQEELQQTLEKNGALPPDEQTPAQFTAMMSERLSLYKDLIERAGIRPE from the coding sequence ATGACTCACCCACCCGCAGCCGTCTGCGGCCGGCGCCGCAGCCTGCTGCAAGCCGGCCTGGGCGCCGCCCTGTTGCCACTCGCGCCCTTGGCCGTCCGCGCCGATGCCTATCCCTCCCGGCCCATCACGCTGGTGGTGCCCTTTCCCGCCGGCGGCTCCGTCGACCTGATCGGCCGCATCTATGCCGAACGGCTGGCGAAGGTGCTGGGCGTGAGCGTGATCATCGAGAACCGCGACGGCGCCGGCGGCTCCATCGGCAGCCAGCGCGTGGCCCGCGCCAAGGCGGACGGCTACACGCTGGTGGCTTCGTCGCAAAGCTCGCACCTGGCCAACCCGCTGATGCACAGCAACCTGGGCTACGACCCGATCCAGGACTTCAGCGCTATCTCGCAGCTGTCGCGGTCGCTGAACGCGCTGGTGGTGCATCCGGACGTACCGGCCCGCACGCTGACGGAATTCGTCGCGCACCTGAAGGCCAATCCCGACCAGCTTCATTTCGGCACGGCGGGCGTGGGCAGCATGGGCCAGCTCAACGCCGAACTGTTCAAGAGCACGCTGGGCGTGAAGGCCGTGCACGTGCCCTACCGTGGCGGCGGCCCGCTGATCAGCGGACTGCTGTCGAACCAGGTGCAGTTCATGCTGGACAACCTGGCGCCCATGCTGCCTTACATCCAGTCCGGCAAGCTGCGCGCCCTGGCGATCGCCGCGCCCGCGCGTCCGGCCTACCTGCCCGACGTGCCGACCTTCGCCGAACTTGGTCATCCGACGCTCAACACGACCTCGTGGATCGGGCTGGCGGCGCCCGCCGGCACGCCCGCCGACGTGCTCCAGACGCTGCTGCAGGCCGTGCGGACCGTCGCCCGCCAGGAAGAATTGCAGCAGACGCTGGAGAAAAACGGCGCCCTGCCGCCCGACGAACAGACGCCGGCCCAGTTCACTGCCATGATGTCCGAACGCCTGTCCCTGTATAAAGACCTGATTGAACGCGCCGGCATCCGGCCCGAATGA
- a CDS encoding MurR/RpiR family transcriptional regulator: MNLNQRIAGYGRKLSKTERLLVDEMLARYPQSLLESATALARAVGTSASTVVRLLAKLGYDSYAQAQTEARAEVTARLASPGERADAMGADGHGARACLHNALLHDQHNLQATFSTVDPAVFEAAVRALTQRKARVHVLGLRQAAPLAGYAALYLNLCLPAVRPLATQGPLFLEDQLLWVDERDVLLAFTFRRYSVAAAKALRVFRERGAKVVLITDSASAPAARWADQVLVAQCSSASPFDSYTAPMALCNALLAAVAQRCRQPLGEALARGEALWDAQWIRS, from the coding sequence ATGAACCTGAACCAACGCATCGCGGGCTATGGCCGCAAACTCTCCAAGACCGAGCGCCTGCTTGTCGACGAGATGCTGGCGCGTTATCCGCAAAGCCTGCTGGAATCCGCCACCGCGCTGGCACGGGCGGTGGGCACCAGCGCCTCGACCGTGGTGCGCCTGCTCGCCAAGCTGGGCTACGACAGCTATGCGCAGGCGCAGACCGAGGCGCGCGCGGAAGTCACCGCCCGGCTGGCCTCGCCGGGCGAGCGCGCCGACGCTATGGGCGCCGACGGCCACGGTGCGCGCGCCTGCCTGCACAACGCGCTGCTGCATGACCAGCACAATTTGCAGGCGACCTTCTCCACGGTGGATCCGGCGGTGTTCGAGGCCGCGGTGCGCGCGCTGACGCAACGCAAGGCGCGCGTGCACGTGCTGGGGCTGAGGCAGGCCGCGCCGCTGGCCGGCTACGCGGCGCTGTACCTGAACCTGTGCCTGCCGGCCGTGCGGCCGCTGGCCACGCAGGGGCCGTTGTTCCTGGAAGACCAGTTGCTATGGGTGGACGAACGCGACGTGCTGCTGGCCTTCACCTTCCGGCGCTACTCGGTGGCGGCGGCCAAGGCGCTGCGTGTGTTCCGCGAGCGCGGCGCGAAGGTGGTGCTGATCACCGACTCGGCTTCCGCGCCGGCCGCGCGTTGGGCCGACCAGGTGCTGGTGGCGCAGTGCTCCAGCGCCTCGCCGTTCGATTCCTACACCGCGCCGATGGCGCTGTGCAATGCCTTGCTGGCGGCGGTGGCGCAGCGCTGCAGGCAGCCGCTGGGCGAGGCGCTCGCGCGTGGCGAGGCCTTGTGGGACGCGCAATGGATACGCTCTTGA
- a CDS encoding YSC84-related protein has product MFDSLPMFRRAGLAAATISVAGLLFAGCTTTTPTSSATPAEQRKSLSSAADETLGKLYQASPQSKELVARAKGVLIFPDVLSGSFIIGAEHGKGVLRVGGANAGYYSTTAGSIGFQAGAQSKAMVLLFMTQGALDKFRNSSGWTVGADATVAVVDIGANGRIDTNTAQQPVVGFVMNNGGLMAGVSLAGTKISKIDGL; this is encoded by the coding sequence ATGTTCGATTCTCTTCCCATGTTCCGCCGCGCCGGCCTGGCCGCCGCGACCATCAGCGTCGCCGGCCTGCTCTTCGCCGGCTGCACGACCACCACGCCGACTTCATCGGCCACGCCCGCCGAGCAGCGCAAGTCGCTCAGCAGCGCGGCCGACGAGACCTTGGGCAAGCTCTACCAGGCGTCGCCGCAGTCGAAGGAGTTGGTGGCGCGCGCCAAGGGCGTGCTGATATTCCCGGACGTGCTGAGCGGCAGCTTCATCATCGGCGCCGAGCACGGCAAGGGCGTGCTGCGCGTGGGCGGCGCCAATGCCGGCTACTACAGCACCACCGCCGGCTCGATCGGCTTCCAGGCCGGCGCGCAGTCCAAGGCCATGGTGTTGCTGTTCATGACGCAAGGCGCGTTGGACAAGTTCCGTAACAGCAGCGGTTGGACCGTTGGGGCCGACGCGACTGTCGCGGTGGTGGATATCGGCGCGAATGGCCGCATCGACACCAACACGGCGCAGCAGCCGGTGGTGGGCTTCGTGATGAACAATGGCGGGCTGATGGCCGGTGTGTCGCTGGCCGGCACGAAGATATCCAAGATCGACGGACTGTGA
- a CDS encoding Lrp/AsnC family transcriptional regulator, producing MLDINLDATDIRILNELQRDARLTNVELAARVNLSASPCLARVRRLETEGLIDRRVTLLNARKLGLKVNVFIQISLDKQRKAALDVFEREIAVLPEIMECYLMSGDADYLVRALVPDVDALERLIVEHITRIPGVASIRSSFALKQVLYTTAVPLA from the coding sequence ATGCTGGACATCAACCTGGACGCCACCGACATCCGGATCCTGAACGAACTTCAGCGCGACGCGCGCCTGACCAATGTGGAACTGGCCGCCCGGGTCAATCTGTCGGCCTCGCCCTGTCTGGCCCGGGTGCGGCGCCTGGAAACCGAGGGCCTGATCGACCGCCGCGTCACGCTGCTGAACGCGCGCAAGCTGGGCCTGAAGGTCAACGTGTTCATCCAGATCTCGCTGGACAAGCAGCGCAAGGCCGCCCTGGACGTGTTCGAGCGCGAGATCGCGGTGCTGCCGGAGATCATGGAGTGCTACCTGATGTCGGGCGACGCCGACTACCTGGTGCGCGCGCTGGTGCCCGACGTGGACGCGCTGGAACGGCTGATCGTCGAGCACATCACGCGCATCCCCGGCGTGGCCAGCATCCGCTCCAGCTTCGCGCTCAAGCAGGTGCTCTACACCACCGCGGTGCCGCTGGCCTAA
- a CDS encoding DMT family transporter yields the protein MSQYSSMRGFLPLVGAVMIWGGNWPVMKLGLDHMSPLWLAASRFGSAALISALVLGLMGRLRPPTRQEWPLVAGVALLQMGAFTALALWALQYVAPGRASVIAYATSIWVIPLSALVLKERLSAAQWLATLLSYAGIGVIVAPAFSPWQAHTVIGLVMLLGASFAWACNIIQLRGNRHVRLGADMIPWQTGIATVPLAALACLRDGAPAFLAVPDAWPVIFYTGPLATALTFIVVLGMTQKLPPVATSIAMLCVPVIGLVVSSLVFHERISADLALGLGLIALSVAASAVASRLKRPLALRAS from the coding sequence ATGAGTCAGTACAGCAGCATGCGCGGTTTTCTGCCCCTGGTGGGCGCGGTGATGATCTGGGGCGGCAACTGGCCCGTCATGAAGCTGGGGCTGGACCACATGAGTCCGCTCTGGCTGGCGGCCAGCCGCTTCGGCTCGGCGGCGCTGATCAGCGCGCTGGTGTTGGGGCTGATGGGCCGGTTGCGGCCGCCGACGCGGCAGGAGTGGCCGCTGGTCGCCGGCGTGGCGCTGCTGCAGATGGGCGCGTTCACGGCGTTGGCGCTGTGGGCCTTGCAGTATGTGGCGCCCGGCCGCGCCTCGGTGATCGCCTACGCCACGTCGATCTGGGTCATCCCGCTGTCCGCGCTGGTGCTGAAGGAACGCCTTTCCGCCGCGCAGTGGCTGGCCACGCTGCTGAGCTACGCGGGCATCGGCGTGATCGTGGCGCCCGCTTTCAGCCCCTGGCAGGCGCACACGGTGATCGGGTTGGTCATGCTGCTGGGCGCCTCGTTCGCCTGGGCCTGCAACATCATCCAGCTGCGCGGCAATCGCCATGTGCGGCTGGGCGCCGACATGATTCCCTGGCAGACCGGCATCGCGACCGTGCCGCTGGCCGCGCTGGCTTGCCTGCGCGACGGCGCGCCGGCTTTCCTGGCCGTGCCGGACGCCTGGCCCGTGATCTTCTACACCGGGCCGCTGGCGACGGCGCTGACCTTCATCGTGGTGCTGGGCATGACGCAGAAGCTGCCGCCTGTGGCCACGTCCATCGCCATGCTGTGCGTGCCGGTGATTGGCCTGGTCGTGTCCTCGCTGGTATTCCACGAGCGCATCTCCGCCGATCTGGCCCTGGGCCTGGGACTCATCGCGCTCAGCGTGGCGGCCTCGGCGGTGGCCTCGCGGCTGAAGCGCCCGCTGGCGCTGCGCGCGTCATGA
- a CDS encoding AGE family epimerase/isomerase: protein MAAAQTNSTLAAGIRALRAHFDSVILPMWMGPGFNQALGLPFESLDAASGNPLPAERYRAMACARQLYVYAEASGADAAAHADRLFESLCAHFQDARGGWRYSVDAQARPLDETQDLYTHAFIVFACAAYFRRSRNAGARKLMLGAAETIEARFKRPDGLYEAAVASDWSRALRGPAQNPMMHLTEAYLAAAQVAEPALFAQRLRALAQGISQHFVHAPTQCVSEAPQGTPDNRHEPGHQFEWLSLVRGATEVFDGLELAESLPRAAQWARRHGVDAMGVRAALAENGAVRDDTRRIWAQAEYLRMLAVLGEREALAGALDGFRARFLHAGGWYECLDAQGAVARGDMPSTSPYHLATCLAALSEAG, encoded by the coding sequence ATGGCAGCCGCACAGACCAACTCCACGCTCGCAGCCGGCATTCGCGCGCTGCGCGCGCATTTCGATTCAGTGATCCTGCCCATGTGGATGGGACCGGGCTTCAACCAGGCGCTCGGGCTACCCTTCGAATCACTGGATGCCGCTTCCGGGAATCCGCTGCCCGCCGAACGTTATCGCGCGATGGCGTGCGCGCGCCAGCTCTACGTGTACGCCGAGGCGTCGGGGGCCGACGCGGCCGCGCATGCCGACCGCCTGTTCGAGTCCCTGTGCGCCCATTTCCAGGATGCGCGCGGCGGCTGGCGCTACAGCGTGGACGCGCAGGCGCGTCCGTTGGACGAGACCCAGGATCTCTATACCCACGCCTTCATCGTGTTCGCCTGCGCCGCGTATTTCCGGCGCTCGCGCAACGCCGGGGCGCGCAAGCTCATGCTGGGCGCGGCGGAAACCATCGAGGCCCGCTTCAAGCGGCCCGACGGTCTGTACGAAGCGGCTGTCGCTTCGGACTGGAGCCGCGCGCTGCGCGGCCCGGCCCAGAATCCCATGATGCATCTGACCGAAGCCTACCTGGCCGCCGCGCAGGTGGCCGAACCGGCGTTGTTCGCGCAGCGGCTGCGCGCGCTGGCGCAGGGCATCTCCCAGCATTTCGTGCATGCGCCCACGCAGTGCGTGTCCGAGGCGCCGCAGGGAACCCCGGACAACCGGCATGAACCCGGCCATCAGTTTGAATGGCTGTCCCTGGTGCGCGGCGCGACCGAAGTGTTTGACGGACTCGAACTGGCCGAGAGCCTGCCGCGCGCCGCGCAGTGGGCGCGCCGCCATGGCGTCGACGCCATGGGCGTGCGCGCCGCGCTGGCGGAAAACGGCGCGGTGCGCGACGACACTCGCCGCATCTGGGCGCAGGCGGAGTATCTGCGCATGCTGGCGGTGCTGGGCGAGCGCGAAGCGCTGGCCGGGGCGCTCGATGGCTTCCGCGCCCGGTTCCTGCATGCCGGCGGCTGGTACGAGTGCCTGGATGCTCAGGGAGCGGTGGCGCGCGGCGATATGCCGTCGACCTCGCCATACCACCTGGCGACCTGCCTGGCGGCGCTGTCAGAAGCGGGCTGA
- a CDS encoding LysR substrate-binding domain-containing protein — MRLHSPSMSELHAFVTAARLGSFTQAAEALCVTQGAVSRAISRLEAHFGQPLMRRNAHGLTLTDTGRKLYDGAQEPLRAIETLSAGLRAQDRRLQLTLSSVPTLASAWLMPRLSDFHQRHPEIQLSFAPYRRDEDFSGATPDASILSGERDQWPGWQADYVIGREMVVICHPARLVARRSQGMWDTPAGLLGEPLLYHGNGVENWAQWFSAVGAPRERLKLASGFDQVSLLVRAVMADMGIAVLQRCLVRDDLLAGRVAAPFPGLQARIARGYHLCAPPQRRDHYALACFRKWLLDTAGADPDVAAAGG; from the coding sequence ATGCGTCTGCATTCGCCTTCCATGTCGGAGCTGCATGCCTTCGTCACGGCGGCCCGCCTGGGCAGCTTCACCCAGGCCGCCGAGGCGCTGTGCGTGACCCAGGGCGCGGTCAGCCGGGCGATCTCGCGCCTGGAGGCGCATTTCGGCCAGCCGCTGATGCGCCGCAACGCGCACGGTCTGACGCTGACCGACACTGGCCGCAAGCTCTATGACGGCGCCCAGGAACCGCTGCGCGCCATCGAAACCCTGAGCGCCGGATTGCGCGCGCAGGACCGCCGGCTGCAATTGACGCTGTCCAGCGTGCCGACGCTGGCCAGCGCCTGGCTGATGCCGCGCCTGTCCGACTTCCATCAGCGTCACCCCGAGATCCAGCTGAGCTTCGCGCCATACCGGCGCGACGAGGATTTTTCCGGCGCCACGCCCGACGCCAGCATTCTCTCGGGCGAGCGGGACCAATGGCCCGGCTGGCAGGCCGACTACGTGATCGGCCGCGAAATGGTGGTCATCTGCCATCCCGCGCGCCTGGTCGCGCGGCGGTCACAAGGCATGTGGGACACGCCCGCCGGCCTGCTGGGCGAGCCGCTGCTCTATCACGGCAATGGCGTGGAGAACTGGGCGCAATGGTTCAGCGCCGTCGGCGCGCCGCGCGAGCGACTGAAGCTGGCCAGCGGCTTCGATCAGGTCTCGCTGCTGGTGCGGGCCGTGATGGCGGACATGGGCATCGCCGTGCTGCAGCGCTGCCTGGTGCGCGATGATCTGCTGGCCGGCCGCGTCGCCGCGCCCTTCCCCGGGCTGCAGGCGCGCATCGCCCGCGGCTACCATCTCTGCGCGCCGCCACAGCGGCGCGACCACTACGCGCTGGCCTGCTTCAGGAAATGGCTGCTGGATACCGCCGGCGCGGATCCGGACGTGGCGGCGGCAGGAGGCTAG
- a CDS encoding tripartite tricarboxylate transporter substrate binding protein, which produces MSRRLSGRFARVALAGIIATLTFAGAARAADYPTRPIKLVVPFAAGGSTDIVARLVAEYAGRDLKQTIVVENKAGAGGSLGMEQVARSTPDGYTIGMATMSTHGSNPAVYRKMNYDPVKDFAPIGNVLAVPSIFAVNPQIPVKNMAEFVALAKASPDKYSFASPGVGSLGHVNIENFMMLAGMKLLHVPYRGAGPALNDVMGGQVDAITDNLSSTLPQVAGGKLRALAVLGAQRSPLLPDVPTYIELGYPDMGTGGWFGLVAPAGTPPAVIERLNQAVRAAMDNAEFRKKAEDVGGTLMPTTPQEFQAQINEALARYAKVAKAANIQAD; this is translated from the coding sequence ATGTCCCGCCGCCTTTCCGGCCGGTTCGCGCGCGTCGCGCTCGCCGGCATCATCGCCACGCTGACCTTTGCCGGCGCCGCCCGCGCCGCCGACTATCCCACCCGGCCGATCAAGCTGGTGGTGCCCTTCGCCGCAGGCGGTTCCACTGACATCGTGGCGCGCCTGGTGGCCGAGTACGCAGGCCGCGACCTGAAGCAGACCATCGTGGTCGAGAACAAGGCCGGCGCCGGCGGCTCGCTCGGCATGGAGCAGGTCGCCCGCTCGACGCCGGATGGCTACACCATCGGCATGGCGACGATGAGCACGCACGGTTCCAACCCCGCCGTCTACCGCAAGATGAACTACGACCCGGTCAAGGACTTCGCGCCGATCGGCAACGTGCTGGCCGTGCCCAGCATCTTCGCGGTCAATCCGCAGATCCCGGTCAAGAACATGGCCGAGTTCGTGGCGCTGGCCAAGGCTTCGCCCGACAAGTACAGCTTCGCCTCGCCCGGCGTGGGTTCGCTGGGCCACGTGAACATCGAGAACTTCATGATGCTGGCCGGCATGAAGCTGCTGCACGTGCCGTATCGCGGCGCGGGTCCGGCGCTCAACGACGTGATGGGCGGCCAGGTGGACGCCATCACCGACAACCTGTCCTCGACCCTGCCGCAGGTCGCCGGCGGCAAGCTGCGCGCGTTGGCCGTGCTGGGCGCGCAGCGTTCGCCCTTGCTGCCGGACGTGCCCACCTACATCGAGCTGGGCTATCCCGATATGGGCACGGGCGGCTGGTTCGGCCTGGTGGCGCCGGCCGGCACGCCGCCGGCCGTGATCGAACGCCTGAACCAGGCGGTGCGCGCGGCGATGGATAATGCGGAATTCCGCAAGAAGGCGGAGGACGTGGGCGGCACGCTGATGCCGACCACACCGCAGGAGTTCCAGGCCCAGATCAACGAGGCCCTGGCCCGTTACGCCAAGGTGGCCAAGGCCGCCAACATCCAGGCAGACTGA
- a CDS encoding N-formylglutamate amidohydrolase produces MTQADFQPVSVFEPAVAALPLVCDSPHSGETYPADFGAAASLAQLRQGEDTHVDALWSAAPALGATLVAANFPRVYIDPNRTLRDLDPELLAEPWPGPLEPGEKTRLGKGLIWRRMDKATPIYDRKLTLAEVRHRIQAYYEPYHAALSRAIGDTVRRFGAVWHLNLHSMPNDAYERLGRTSPHPLADFVLGDRDGSTCEPAFIALIETALRAKGYTVARNDPYKGVQLIAQIGQPALNRHSLQVEIRRPLYMDEASRERNEGFEALRADLTDVLSQTAAYVRERITATESTK; encoded by the coding sequence ATGACGCAAGCCGATTTCCAGCCCGTATCCGTATTCGAACCCGCTGTCGCGGCGTTGCCGCTGGTCTGTGATTCGCCGCACAGCGGCGAGACGTATCCGGCGGATTTCGGTGCCGCGGCTTCGCTGGCGCAGCTGCGCCAGGGCGAGGACACGCATGTGGACGCGCTGTGGTCGGCGGCGCCAGCGCTGGGCGCGACCCTGGTCGCCGCCAATTTTCCGCGCGTGTACATCGATCCCAATCGCACGCTGCGCGACCTGGATCCCGAGCTGTTGGCCGAACCCTGGCCCGGGCCGCTGGAGCCCGGTGAAAAGACGCGATTGGGCAAGGGGTTGATCTGGCGCCGCATGGACAAGGCCACGCCGATCTACGACCGCAAGCTCACGCTCGCCGAGGTGCGCCATCGCATCCAGGCCTATTACGAGCCCTATCATGCGGCCCTGTCGCGCGCGATCGGCGATACCGTGCGGCGCTTCGGCGCCGTCTGGCACCTGAACCTGCATTCCATGCCCAACGACGCCTATGAGCGGCTGGGCCGGACCAGTCCGCATCCCTTGGCCGACTTCGTGCTGGGCGATCGCGACGGCAGTACGTGCGAACCGGCGTTCATCGCCCTGATCGAGACCGCCTTGCGCGCCAAGGGCTATACCGTTGCGCGCAACGATCCCTACAAGGGCGTGCAGCTGATCGCGCAGATCGGCCAGCCCGCGCTGAACCGTCACAGCCTGCAGGTCGAGATCCGCCGCCCGCTGTATATGGACGAGGCCAGCCGCGAGCGCAACGAAGGTTTCGAAGCGCTGCGCGCGGACCTGACCGACGTGCTGTCGCAAACCGCCGCCTATGTGCGCGAGCGCATCACCGCGACGGAATCGACAAAATAG
- a CDS encoding ABC transporter substrate-binding protein, with the protein MNTKVHTGADGARGLSRGISRRALLRAAGVAGLAAPLGMLGSRVLAANTAPRTFKIAWSQTAVCQSPVSVALERGFFDKYGLRVERINFSGSTDQLLEAIATGHADGGIGMALRWLKPLEQGFDVKLAVGTHGGCMRLLTPADSPIKSVQDLKGRRVAVSDQASPVKNFFAIRVAQLGLDPDQVDWRQYPQDLFGEVLRKGEVDAIAGDDPLIYTLREDNKLREIATNLEGDYENRTCCVLGLRGDLVRKDPEAAAAITRAVIDAQRWTASNPDETARIFAPYVPGKVPAERVAQILRSHTHGHASTGAALREEIVGYAKDLKIIKVLSANLDINKYAQAVVPNVLG; encoded by the coding sequence ATGAATACGAAAGTCCACACGGGCGCGGACGGCGCCCGGGGTTTGTCGCGCGGCATATCCCGCCGCGCGCTGTTGCGCGCCGCCGGCGTCGCCGGCCTGGCCGCGCCGCTCGGCATGCTGGGTTCGCGCGTGCTGGCGGCCAATACCGCGCCGCGCACTTTCAAGATCGCGTGGAGCCAGACCGCCGTCTGCCAGTCGCCCGTGTCGGTGGCGCTGGAGCGCGGCTTTTTCGACAAGTACGGCCTGCGCGTCGAGCGCATCAACTTCAGCGGCTCGACCGATCAGCTGCTTGAAGCCATCGCCACCGGCCATGCCGATGGCGGCATCGGCATGGCGCTGCGCTGGCTCAAGCCGCTGGAGCAGGGCTTCGACGTCAAGCTGGCCGTCGGCACGCACGGCGGCTGCATGCGGCTGCTGACGCCGGCCGATTCGCCCATCAAGAGCGTGCAGGATCTGAAGGGCCGGCGCGTGGCCGTGTCGGACCAGGCCAGCCCGGTGAAGAACTTCTTCGCCATCCGCGTGGCGCAGCTGGGCCTGGATCCCGATCAGGTGGACTGGCGCCAGTATCCGCAGGACCTGTTCGGCGAAGTGCTGAGGAAGGGCGAGGTCGACGCCATCGCTGGCGACGATCCGCTCATCTACACGCTGCGCGAGGACAACAAGCTGCGCGAGATCGCCACCAATCTGGAAGGCGACTACGAGAACCGCACCTGCTGCGTGCTGGGCCTGCGCGGCGACCTGGTGCGCAAGGACCCGGAGGCCGCCGCCGCCATCACGCGCGCAGTGATCGACGCGCAGCGCTGGACCGCGTCCAATCCCGACGAGACCGCGCGCATCTTCGCGCCCTACGTGCCGGGCAAGGTGCCGGCCGAGCGCGTGGCGCAGATCCTGCGCAGCCACACGCACGGCCATGCCTCCACCGGCGCCGCGCTGCGCGAGGAAATCGTGGGCTACGCCAAGGATCTGAAGATCATCAAGGTCCTGAGCGCGAACCTGGACATCAACAAATACGCGCAAGCGGTGGTGCCCAATGTCCTCGGCTGA
- a CDS encoding ABC transporter permease, translating into MSSADAALAASAARAPAGAARAPGWRLWKTGAVAAALWAGVGGLTLGLPNIEVGFTSWSYTREFGVAALALAALLLLAAVSGREQARPAQALRRAGPWFAALAVAVGGWELATAKLALLPSPFFAPPQSLIEVYVSDYKRLLDSLINSLWLLFNGFALGAAAGFLTGVAIGWSRGLGYWVHPVLRFLGPVPSTALLPMAFYFFPSGWSAAVFLIALATWFPVTVLTWSGVAGVNRAYYDVARTMGASEWFLVLRVAIPAALPQVFVGLFMGLGASFSVLVAAEMMGVKSGLGWYLSWAQGWASYANMYGALIVMALVFSGLITLLFLGRDRLLAWQKGVVKW; encoded by the coding sequence ATGTCCTCGGCTGACGCGGCGTTGGCCGCCAGCGCGGCGCGCGCTCCGGCGGGCGCCGCGCGCGCGCCGGGATGGCGCCTGTGGAAGACCGGCGCGGTCGCCGCCGCGCTGTGGGCCGGCGTGGGCGGGCTGACGCTGGGCCTGCCCAATATCGAGGTCGGCTTCACGTCCTGGAGCTATACGCGCGAGTTCGGCGTGGCGGCGCTGGCGCTGGCGGCCCTGTTGCTGCTGGCGGCGGTGTCGGGCCGCGAACAGGCCCGGCCGGCGCAGGCGCTGCGCCGCGCCGGACCGTGGTTCGCGGCGCTGGCGGTGGCCGTGGGCGGTTGGGAGCTGGCAACCGCCAAGCTGGCCCTGCTGCCCAGTCCCTTCTTCGCGCCGCCGCAATCGCTGATCGAGGTCTACGTCTCGGACTACAAGCGGCTCCTGGACAGCCTGATCAATTCGCTGTGGCTGCTGTTCAACGGTTTCGCGCTGGGCGCGGCGGCGGGCTTCCTGACCGGCGTGGCGATCGGCTGGTCGCGCGGGCTCGGCTACTGGGTGCATCCGGTGCTGCGTTTCCTGGGACCGGTGCCGTCGACCGCGCTTTTGCCGATGGCGTTCTACTTCTTTCCGTCCGGTTGGTCGGCGGCGGTGTTCCTGATCGCGCTGGCGACCTGGTTCCCCGTCACCGTGCTGACCTGGTCCGGCGTGGCGGGCGTGAACCGCGCCTACTACGACGTGGCGCGCACCATGGGCGCCAGCGAGTGGTTCCTGGTGCTGCGCGTGGCCATACCGGCGGCGTTGCCGCAGGTCTTCGTCGGCCTGTTCATGGGGCTGGGCGCGTCGTTCTCGGTGCTGGTGGCCGCCGAAATGATGGGCGTGAAATCCGGCCTGGGCTGGTATCTGTCCTGGGCGCAGGGCTGGGCGTCGTACGCCAATATGTACGGCGCGCTGATCGTGATGGCGCTGGTGTTCTCGGGCCTGATCACGCTGCTGTTCCTGGGGCGCGACCGCCTGCTCGCATGGCAGAAGGGAGTCGTCAAATGGTAG